The segment ACTGGCTTACTCTGCAACAACTCTATTATTATGGTTCTTGCTCTAGTCTACCAAGTTACAAAAAACACTTTACGATTTTAAAATAAAAAGATGTTTTAGTCAACCCCCGCCAAGCCAATTCTTAAAAAAATTACTTGTTTCCCGTGAATTTGTCTTCTAAATTTTGCTCTAATATAAAAATAATAATTCTCTCTGCGGTTTTTGTACTTATGTCTGTATGTAGGCTTTTTACTTGGCAGGTAATGATGTCTGGAATTAAATTTTCCAATAATGACTTTGAACTTTCCAATAATTGCATACGTGTTTTCTTTATTAGTTCTGCCCCTTCTACACTTTTTGCCAATTGTTCTTCTGCGGGGGTGAAAACTCCTTGAAGACGAACAAGAATCATATCTTTGATAATATAAGTTTTAATTTCAGTAGGACCTCTGCCCATATATTCTTTTTCAAATTTGATTATTGCTTCGCTTATTTGGGCTTCGACCTGTCCTTTTGTCCCGTAGGGAAATTTATTTCTAACGGGATTTATTTTATCTTTCATGAGATTAGTTTTTAGAAATATTTCCACCAACTTGCTTAACACAATTTTCGAAATTAGAGAATGTTATAGCCACTGCTTCTGCTGTATCAACAGTAGTTTCGCCTTCAATAGTAAGGCCCGCTATAGCTAATGCCATTACTATACGATGGTCGAAGTGACCATTAACTCTTGTTGCTTTTAGTTTACTTTCTTCAATTTCCAAGCCGTCTTTAAGTTCACGAATTTTGGCTCCCATTTTGGTCAATTCTTCATACATCGTTTTAATACGGTCTGTCTCTTTTATTCGAGCCTGAGGCACATTGAGTAGTCTGGTTTTGCCTTTGGCAAAACAACCTACTACAGCCATCATAGGTAATGCGTCGGGGGTATCGTTCATATCTATATCTATACCCTTCAATGAACCCGCACTTATGCGGACGAAATTTTTACCTATTTCTACTTTTGCCCCCATTTTTTTTAGATAGTCAATTACTGCTTTATCTCCTTGATAGTCATTAAAATCGAGACCCAAGCAGGTTATATTGTTATTCATTAAAGCTCCTGCTGACAGAAAGAATGTTGCTGAGGAGAAATCCGAAGGTATTTTCCTTTTAAAAGCGGGATAACATTGATTGCCAGGGATATGGAATTTTCTCATA is part of the bacterium genome and harbors:
- a CDS encoding DUF2294 domain-containing protein is translated as MKDKINPVRNKFPYGTKGQVEAQISEAIIKFEKEYMGRGPTEIKTYIIKDMILVRLQGVFTPAEEQLAKSVEGAELIKKTRMQLLESSKSLLENLIPDIITCQVKSLHTDISTKTAERIIIFILEQNLEDKFTGNK
- the aroA gene encoding 3-phosphoshikimate 1-carboxyvinyltransferase translates to MVKKSILSGKVEIPPSKSHTIRAVAIASLAKGKSKIISPLVSEDTLAAVESYKALGAKIQIQKDLWTVTGFDGKPALIKNHIDVKNSGTTLNIVMGSCALLGKTEVLLTGDQQTKKRPVGHLVQSLNDLGASISYTEKQGFPPLMIKGKLKGGETTLKAQSSQYLTSLLINTPLADNETLIDVPLLYERSYIDMTLEWLKYEQIKFENRDMRKFHIPGNQCYPAFKRKIPSDFSSATFFLSAGALMNNNITCLGLDFNDYQGDKAVIDYLKKMGAKVEIGKNFVRISAGSLKGIDIDMNDTPDALPMMAVVGCFAKGKTRLLNVPQARIKETDRIKTMYEELTKMGAKIRELKDGLEIEESKLKATRVNGHFDHRIVMALAIAGLTIEGETTVDTAEAVAITFSNFENCVKQVGGNISKN